aaCTAGGCCTACAACATTTAAGCCAAAACCCAACACcaaaaagtgcttttttttcctgttttgttttgttttttcagctcCAGTTCTGTCAATGAAGCCAAATCCCTTTTTGAAAAGTGTGTCAATCCTTTCTCATTTTGGCTGAGAGACCAGAAGGTCCCCGGTGATCTGGGTCCAAATGTCAAAGTTCCCAAACACTACGACAGGAAATACATCATTTGTACACATCATTTCCTGGACCCATTTTTGAGGACCCTGGCTgctggatgggggggggggggggggggggctgcggTCCAGGTTGCCTAATGGCAGTGAGATAAGTAGAGCTGAGGAAGATGCTCCTCGTCACGGCTCAGCCACAGGGTCTCCAGGGAGGCCATTAAGGGAGAACTTCAGACCAGAAGGAGCCGGACAGCTGGGTGTGTTTCTGACCTGATGATACCAGTTGATACCAAATGAAGGGATCTATTAATAACTCCCACTGTAAGAGGAGACAATCTTGGCCCCTGGGGCGGCATCGATGGACGGGGTAGACTTTCACTGGCAAGGAGGGCCGTTAGGATTCCAGGCAGTATCTGACAGGATTTCTTGCTTTGCGTCCAGAGAGCCGACACCTACTGAGAGACGGGACAAATAAGGTCCGAGAAGGATGATATCCAACTGAAGACACTCCAGCTTTGACGCAGATAATCACAGGAACGTGGACGGGATCAGAGTGCTTTGGTGGCTTCGGAGGAGGCTTTTTAGGCTCAATCCAAGTATAATCCAATCCAAAAGTAGGTCAAAACTGAATTACTGACAGCTCACTCATACTCCTGCTCACAGCAGGTAGATGCTTGAAGGATTCATTCTGAATGAAGGTGTTCGAGATCGTCGGCCTTGTTTAATCACATGTAGAACCTCCAGGATCCCTGTCTGTCCCCTGGGACGCCCCTTCCCATGTCATGGCACGTCACATTCAATATAGGGGATGTCGCTGTAGCGGCGGTCCACCTCCACCCACTGCTGCACGGCCCGGGCCACGATCTCCTCGGAGAGCCTCTGGGCGTACTCCAGCAGCACCGGGTTGACCTGAGGGGAGCTCTCCGCCGAGTCCATCTCCGAGTGGACCAAGTAGGCTTTCTCGCCCCTCGACCCCTTGGCTTCCGCCTTCTCTGTCGAGTTGGCATTTTGGGCTGCAGAGTCGCTCCTCTTGGATTTGACGCACCCCATACTCTGGAGGATGTAGCATTGATTTACTTTAGGGTGGGAGGTGTGCGGTGGCAGTAGGGTGCGAGAGTCTTTTGGTTAGATTTCCAACGCCAACGTTTTCATTTTGATCCAGGAAGTGAGCGGTCAGCACGTCCCAGAAGCAACTCCGTGCTTCCCCTCGGCTTCTCGCTGCTGCAGTCGCCTTTGCGCTCCTGTCATCCGCTCCCACTCTCATCCATGAGTGCCAACATGTGTGACGGTCAGTATTACACAGCGGAGGGTGGCGATTAAGTGGGCGCTTGGGGGCGACCGGCTAAGAGGCCCATCCCTGAGTGGGTCTGGCGGCGTTGAAACAGTCGGTCCTGCTCCCTTGAGGACTAGAACTCATCCCTTCCtcaactgcagagagaaagagagtggagagagacagggggaggatgtcagtgatttattttccaTCAGAGGCGGCCTAAAAAAAATACCAGATGGCGGAAACGAGGAAAGGATTGTGGACGATTTTCACGGTAGCAGTGGCAGCTACGTGACCCCGGCTCGAGGTCAAGGCCTCTACGTGGCACCTCTGTAGGGTCACTTTTAAACGCACTCTGCTCCTCTGCACGTCAAGCGTGTTAgtcattcacccccccccccccccccttcctctatCTCAGAGTGTTTTATGACTCAATCCCTCGGCCTATTTTGTATTGCATGACACGGGGATTGTCTGTCTCTGGCCGGAGTGCACTGATGCTGTTTTGTTGAAAGCCTGTGTCTCCCATCTGTTCCACTAACCGAGCCCTCGCAGCCTGATTCACACTGACAGCTCCTTCTCTACGACTACAGGCCTTGGCGCACAGCAAACATGTGCTCCATTCAGAAAGCTGCATGCTGGAGTCTACACAGCAGGCAGGCCGGCCATGAATGATTGATGCAGAGCGGGGAGTCTCCCTGTGagtaaaacaacatttggaGGTGCCCGGCGTCAACGCAGGAGTCTGCACTGTCACTAAATCCACAGCTGATGTCACCATAATGAGCTTAAATGCTGGTAAACGAGTGTTAATGTGCACCAAACTGTGAGAGCATCCTTTAgctgtcatgcacacacacacacacacatatggggTTTGGATTAAAcctgatgatgatttatttgAACAACACAGCCTCAATGGACATCTCTGTGCAAACAGGAGATTcaaatgaatacttttactgcCGTACATACTTTTAACAGAGTGTGCCAGCAGCGTCAGGCTTCTCTCCATTCcaccaaagaaaaagaagaaataatccGGCGACAGAAGAAATAAACCAAGGTCGTTCACATGGATAGGAATCCGGACATCATGTGGTGTCGCCCTCCCCGCAGCTCCTCCAACAACATCCCATTCCAACTTGAACGCTGCTGATTGTGTGCAACGTGTGAGGAAACAAAACGATCTCCCAAGTTGCTGCCCGCCGGTTTGGTTCCTGCAGGATGAAGATCTCCGCACCAGGATTCAGATTAATCTCtgaggatggtggtggtggtgggggggacGGGGGGGTAAAATCCCAGGCCGGTGGAGCAGACGGCTTCCCTGCTGCCTTCACGTCGGTCAACGCCGACTGGAGCTCCTCAGCAGAGACGCAATCCCGGGTCTGGACTGACTTCAGCTCTCCACGGCAATTACCGAGCTGCAGCGGTGCTCAGGAGGAGCGCGAGGACACCGGCGCTGCGCACTGACGGCGGCGTGGCGGGATGGCGCAACACTGACACCTGGCGGCGACAGCGAGAAACGCTGCGGTGGAAAAACGTGCGCTAAAATCACCAAAGTGGTGTTCCGCGTGTTTTCATCAGTGGTGAAATGATTCAGATTATTTACTACTATTACTCCTCGTGCAAAGCaggtattatcagctaaatgtacttcaCAGTATccacagtaaaagtactcattgtgcagcaGAACAACCTGTCAAGGTAACTGAAACGTCACTGACACATTCACGACTGTCTCAGGCTCACTGCGTGTTCACCAGCACACAGTGTGAATCCAACAGGGCGTTCAAAGCTGACAGTCAGCCTACTGTTATATTTCCACTCGGACCCCTTCCTTTATTGTTGCCATACATTACATGTGTGAAataatggatgtgtgtgtgtgtgtgtgtgtggctctggaATAAAATACAAAGGGAATATGGAGCATCTGTGACAAACGGTAAATAGAAATGATCATCTACTGTCACTAAATGATCTGTCAAAGTGAGGAAGAACAGCCTGAAACAGTTCAACCACAACCAGGAACATAAACCGCTCATCAGCAACAGGAAGGCCGGACTGAACACCTCCCGCCTCCCGCAGCGACACAACGGACGCTCCCAGGGCCAAAGTGTCTCACGTGTTTTCTACCTGCGCACAGCAGCGGCGCCGCCTCGTGGTTAGCGGAACAACATGACAATCAATTCAACAACCAATCACAACTCAGCAACAACGGCCTCCTGGACAGGTGGGCTTTGAGAGTCAGAGGTCAGAAGTTTGACTTAGTGTCTTATAATTATTCCtcattcttctcttttcctggtGGGAATCGTCTTTAACATAAGTCATATTAGCACCCACCTTTTAATAAGTATTATGATGACAATATGTACTTTCCCACCTAAGTAATATTATAATAACTCAGCAGTTTGTCATAAACATGAAgctaatataaatatatctatgTTGGTATCCAACACGCGTGCTCTTATTCCGTAATGATGCTATTAATGTCCTgctttatgatttgtttttataattcaGACCCGATTAGGGTAATAATTAGTGGAGTGTTCAATCTTTTCATGCTGCCATGCATCCATGTCACACTGGAGGGAGGTGTGTTGACACTGAATGCACCCGGACGTGTTAGGTTCACGGCCACATCTCTCCCCGATCCTTTTCCTTTCAAGTCGTCCTGGGAATCTCTCGGGTCGCCATGTCGCTGCTGCTCTGCAGATGATGGCGTTTCAGGATGTGAGTGACGTGACCCGGCCACACGGTGGCACCATCCTCTCACGCGCTGCAACCAGGTTTCACCAAGAGGGATTTGGACTAAGTCCTGGACTAAGgattttctttaaatgtgcaGATTTGTTTTGCACTCCTGTACAGGGATCGATGCACCGATAATCAGCTGCTCAGACGGGAACCTGGTCTGAACAGGCGACACCTAGAGAGGGACTTGACTTGCACTGGATAAAGCTGTAACTCTTTATCTTTGGATGGAGGGAATGTGTCTCCACAACCAGGCGGACGCAGTTGCATCCACGTGCCTGTCATCTAAGACAAGTCATGTTTGATGAGTTTATCGTTAAAAACGCAAATCTGacaaaaaactgtttattttgaattcttTGGAAACAAAACGTATTCACAGCACAAACTCCCGCCTCGATGTCCTCCATAATGCGCACTAATGGGCTACACTTTTAATCTGGGGTGATATAACTTGAGGCGCATCAGAAGGGTACATATTACGCCCCTGCCCTCTGTGCGCAGCCACCGCATGAAAAGTGAATTTATCCATCTGTGGACGCGTTCAGCACATGCTCACAGTCTCCGTCCCGTTATGGTTTGACAACGAAAAAAAGTTTTCATGTCAGTCGGTTAAAATTCATTGTTGCCTGTCCAGCCAATCATAGTTTTTGACGACACAAAAGAGGCTAAAGTTGGAGTATAAAAAGGTGTGCGCTAATAAAGTATGATGCCTATCAGTGAGGGACATTAATCCAAACCCAGTCCAGCCGCGCATCGGGTCCAGCACACACCGAGGGATCTTTTTGTCAACTCCACGCCTTAGAGACAATGCATCTGTCTCAGATTGTGCTCTATCTTGGCTTGCTGATTGCTTTGGGTCCCGTCGTTTTGAGTGGCCAAGAGGCgcaccagcagcagccctccGCCACCAGCCCGGAGGACACGGAGCAGTGCGCCACCTGCGAGGTCCGGCAGCAGATTAAAACTATGCGATTGAACGCCATAAAGTCTCAGATTCTGAGCAAGCTGCGAATGAAAGAAGCTCCTAACATCAGCCGAGACGTAGTGAAGCAGCTCCTGCCCAAAGCGCCGCCGCTGCAGCAGCTTCTCGACCAGTACGACGTGCTGGGCGATGACAACAAGGATGTGGTTATGGAGGAGGACGATGAGCACGCCATCACGGAGACGATAATGATGATGGCCACTGAACGTAAGTTTTTATTTCGCTTTGTTTTATGCACGACGAGAAGGACGCCTTTTACGCACGGGGCAGAGCGCGCGGGAGACGCTATCAGTAGACCAACATTACCTCGGTTTAAAACGGCGTGTGGGTCGGTCAGCGCGCGCGGTCGTGTCGGGGATGTTTGTTTACACcagtttatttctgtctgtgactTTCAATCGCACATGGTCAGTGTTTAGAGAACATAGAGAACctgttctttctctgtctctctccagccGAGGCCGTCGTCCAGGTGGATGGGGAGCCAAAGTGctgctttttctcttttactcaAAAGTTTCAAGCCAACCGCATAGTCCGGGCTCAGCTCTGGGTGCATCTGCGCCCGGCGGATGAGGCGACCACTGTGTTCCTGCAAATCTCCCGCCTGATGCCGGTCACGGACGGGAGCAGACACATACGCATCCGCTCCCTGAAGATCGACGTGAATGCCGGGGCCAGCTCTTGGCAAAGTATAGACGTCAAACAAGTGTTGACTGTGTGGCTGCGGCAGCCGGAGACCAACTGGGGCATCGAGATTAACGCCTTCGATTCGAGGGGAAATGACTTGGCCGTGACCTCCGCTGAGCCTGGAGAGGAAGGACTGGTGAGCTGAacctttattcttttttacattAAGTGATAACTGGCAGTTTATTTCATCAGGAGTGAATAGTGTTTACTGCTGCAGCTGCGGGACTCCTGTCCGCATCGATATGACCACAGATCCATCCtgtgagaaacaaaacatatttcttaCATGTCCAGTTTCTAATTAGGCTCCAAAAAGCATTTTTGGATTCTCTATTGTGCTGTCCTGAGGTCTTAACTTTGTGCAGAGAGGCTTTGCAGAGCCAGCAGGTGGTTAAACATTCCTGCATTTCACTGCTGGAGGAGGGAATCAAGATTTAAGACCTCTGAAAGCTGTTAATCAACACAGACTCCATGTAGGTGCACACCTGCATTTGGACAGATGCCCGGTCCACAATAACCCCAAATCTTATTGCTTGATTACATAAAAGTTCACCTGCCCCACATTCCTTAAAGTattctgtgtgactgtgtaaatCAGAGTAattgcctgcacacacacacacacacacacacacacacactgctactaTCAATGACAAACACTTGTCATGCGGCTCAAATACTGGCATCGGGCTCTGAGGCAATTAGAATGCCTAGACGGCTGTGGTTAACCAACCGTCGGAtgatttaatttctttaaaacTCAGAGTTTCATAATATTATCATGCCGTGTTTGAAAACCAGCTGCCAAAGGTCGAGGGCACCGGATTAAAAGATGTAAACTGAGTGCTGTCATCCGCCTCTTCTTGCAAACCAGCtattttcaaagttttcacGCGCGCTCTGTCATTGCAGCAACCGTTCATGGAGGTGAAGATCTCAGAGGGCCCCAAGCGTGCCAGGAGAGACTCGGGCCTGGACTGTGACGAGAACTCTCCAGAGTCCCGGTGCTGCCGCTATCCGCTCACAGTGGACTTTGAAGACTTTGGCTGGGACTGGATTATTGCCCCAAAGCGCTACAAGGCCAACTATTGCTCCGGGGAGTGTGAGTACATGCACTTGCAGAAGTACCCGCACACCCACCTGGTGAACAAGGCCAACCCCAGAGGGACCGCAGGCCCCTGCTGTACCCCCACCAAGATGTCGCCCATCAACATGCTCTACTTTAACCGAAAAGAGCAGATCATCTATGGCAAGATCCCTTCCATGGTGGTGGACCGTTGTGGATGCTCTTGAGTTGGGACGGAGAGCCAGgcgagagggaggggaggacgGAGGGGCTGTGGCTCAGCCCGGGCCTCTGAATTCAGACTTTTTGACACAACCAATCCACCAGTTCCAGTGCTTTCCCGCAGAACACGGTGCAATAGAACCAGAGTAGAGGCCACAAACAGCCCGACCTTCCCGCAGGGCAGCGCTTTCACAACCGGCATAGCTCTTACTTTTCTTTCCTGCAGTGAAACCTTAGCCGTAGAGGCGTGAAGTCAGATGgatgcaggaacacacacacacacacacacacacacacacacacacacacacgctggacCTTGGAGTGAATGTAGACAGACATTATCAAAGTTATCcaaaaactttttgtttttccctttgtctCGGTGTTCTGTGCTCTGTCCATTTATTCAAACGCGCCGACAAATTATACTCGTACGCCATCTACTCCACTCCACTCGTAGCCAACATACAAGCTACTACACTTTTTGCTAAGCTATATGTCTGTGATAATCATTTTTCAAGTTATGTTTTCAGAGTGAAACCAGGAATCCTCAAGGACTTTTTGAAAGGGcttggaaaaacacaaatggagACTCTTTAGAGTGACATTTCACACTGGTGGAACATGTTTTAGTGCACAGGTTCAtaagaaaagatgaaaaccGGCTGCGAGGCAAACCCTGAGTCACCCCCACTTTATTACTGCcatttataaaacacacactacacaagTTTGAATTTTGTTTCGTGATTAACCATACTGAGGGCTTGTGAATAAAATCCCGCGTGTAGGTGGTGACGCGCTGGTCGAGCACTCCTGACACAAAAGCGTTCCACCAGGGTGAAGTACCACTTTAGGTCTTGACAGGTCTCCATGTACTCCACACATAGACGCAGCGACATACCTGACCGAGGAGCGTTCTGGCTCAGTCGTAAACTTCACTATCCAACTAAACAGCCTGACCTGCCCGATACACTTGAATTATTCTGATTGTAAATTCACATTACTGGACAGAAGGACTTGAACTGAAGGCACAATGAATGCAGcctacaaatgaaaaatgtgtttaagacagagaaaatggaTTGTCGAAATGTATGAATGTTGAGATCATGCTTAAACTCTGTCTTACAAACAACACAGTTTGCACTATGGCACACCAATAGAAAGAATTGGTTGCTACAAAAGTtgtaaaaactgattttgatATGTTTGCTAATTTGTATTGTATACATATGCCATTGTTTCCATTAGGAGTTGCCTTTCTAAACCACTGTTGGTAAATGTATAAAACCACAATCTAGCAAGAGAAAAGATGTAATACAGCAACTCTATATACTTGTTTTAACAAATAAAGTTTCTAGCTTGTTTGTTGAGTTCTGCTTATTTGAGTAGTTTGTTTCTGCAGTTATGTTCTACCGATTGCACGTCACAAGAAGCGCAATCATAAGTGTGCTCATTTTCTATAAATCTGAAGCTTTAAGGCGACACTGTAGCATTCAAGGGATTTTCAGTTGTAATTCAGACTCGTGTAAATTCTTGGAACATGTGGAGGATCTTCTTGGATTCAACTTCCAAATCCTACACGATTTGaaatcaacacatttcaacCATGAAACAATTCCACTGCAGTCTGTCGTAAGAATAAGGCTGCTTCAGAGGTAGCTTAGTGTCATTCTGCAGACTCACAGACCCAAACTTCATGTTTCAGtagcaaaacacaacaacctgAACGTGAACATCGCAGCCCCGTTTCACGCCTCAGCAGCTGAGAATCTTTGTCTTCAACACATGGTGTAAACTGATAAGTTTCACGGGCAATGtcggagagtgtgtgtgcgctgggTGCAttggtgtgtgttgtcattacttttctccacacacacacacacacgtactctGTCTACCTGACTACACTTGCACAATCCCATCACCATAAGCCTGTTTTATCACGAGCGTAATTCAGCCCAACTTCCCTGACTTTGCTTTTTTCCAGTGAAGGGATGTTGAAAGTATTGCAGTCTAATGAGAGGATGTGAACTCTGGTGCGCTCTGACAGCATGACCTATTCGACTGACGGCCTCATTGAGGCTTGACTTCCGCCCAGTAGAGGGCGAATTGAGCACTACCCCCGAGAGCCACTTCCTTTCCTGCTGAGAGCTGGAAAGCTGCCATGACGATCGgccacagcagagagcaggcTCCGGGAAGAGTGGATCCACAGAACTTCTTTTCCCTGGGGGAAGGTTTTTAGACTCTACCCTTCTCTGTTTGCTGGTGATGGGGAGGGGGTCTGAAAAGATCTGTAAACAAGAGAACGCTCTTTAGGAAAAGCAAAGGTTAAATACCAAATTCATGAGCTTGATTAACAGCACAGGACAGAACCAATTTATAATCTGTAATCTCTATTCT
This window of the Enoplosus armatus isolate fEnoArm2 chromosome 11, fEnoArm2.hap1, whole genome shotgun sequence genome carries:
- the c11h2orf88 gene encoding small membrane A-kinase anchor protein, with translation MGCVKSKRSDSAAQNANSTEKAEAKGSRGEKAYLVHSEMDSAESSPQVNPVLLEYAQRLSEEIVARAVQQWVEVDRRYSDIPYIECDVP
- the mstnb gene encoding growth/differentiation factor 8, whose product is MHLSQIVLYLGLLIALGPVVLSGQEAHQQQPSATSPEDTEQCATCEVRQQIKTMRLNAIKSQILSKLRMKEAPNISRDVVKQLLPKAPPLQQLLDQYDVLGDDNKDVVMEEDDEHAITETIMMMATEPEAVVQVDGEPKCCFFSFTQKFQANRIVRAQLWVHLRPADEATTVFLQISRLMPVTDGSRHIRIRSLKIDVNAGASSWQSIDVKQVLTVWLRQPETNWGIEINAFDSRGNDLAVTSAEPGEEGLQPFMEVKISEGPKRARRDSGLDCDENSPESRCCRYPLTVDFEDFGWDWIIAPKRYKANYCSGECEYMHLQKYPHTHLVNKANPRGTAGPCCTPTKMSPINMLYFNRKEQIIYGKIPSMVVDRCGCS